The proteins below come from a single Thalassotalea ponticola genomic window:
- a CDS encoding PQQ-dependent sugar dehydrogenase: MNHKLASAIALSSTLLFSHTSYAQDNSLSAAQKQAASEVEQAVKVMPTQSDVTIPWGMVQLPNNDLLVTERSGKLRLIRDGVMIDRDIEGLPNVVVNNQGGLLDVALHPEYSDNGWIYFTFSSDKGEGKGSNTALIRARLKDFSLVDLQWLYKGAENSEKGHHYGSRITFDKQGFVYFSIGDRGQRDVLPQDLSVDGGKVYRLHDDGRIPNDNPFVDVAGAKTAIFSYGHRNPQGLATDPNTGRIWAHEHGPKGGDELNLIEAGKNYGWPVISYGVNYNGTSFTDLTRQDGMEQPKLYWDPSIAPSGMTFVTSSKYPKWQNKILLGSMKFSHLVLITLNGDEVVEQQKVLDGIGRVRNVYQGRDGFIYVGIDGQGIKKLVPQP; the protein is encoded by the coding sequence ATGAATCACAAACTAGCTAGTGCAATAGCCCTGAGTTCTACACTTCTGTTCAGTCACACCAGTTACGCTCAAGACAACAGCCTTTCTGCCGCTCAAAAACAAGCGGCATCTGAGGTTGAACAAGCCGTGAAAGTCATGCCCACTCAAAGTGATGTCACAATCCCTTGGGGGATGGTGCAATTACCTAATAACGATTTATTAGTGACTGAGCGAAGCGGCAAATTACGCCTCATTCGAGATGGGGTGATGATTGACCGAGACATCGAAGGTTTACCTAATGTGGTAGTCAATAACCAGGGGGGCTTGTTGGACGTCGCCTTACATCCTGAATACTCAGACAACGGTTGGATTTACTTTACTTTTTCAAGTGATAAAGGCGAAGGCAAAGGCAGCAATACGGCATTGATTCGCGCTCGTTTAAAGGATTTTTCACTGGTTGATCTGCAATGGCTATACAAAGGTGCAGAAAACAGTGAGAAGGGTCATCACTACGGTTCGCGTATTACCTTTGATAAACAAGGGTTCGTCTACTTTTCAATTGGCGATCGGGGACAGCGCGATGTGTTGCCACAAGATCTCAGTGTTGACGGCGGAAAAGTCTATCGTTTGCACGATGATGGCCGTATTCCTAACGACAACCCTTTTGTCGATGTCGCTGGGGCGAAAACGGCCATTTTTTCCTATGGACATCGCAATCCTCAAGGCTTGGCTACCGATCCAAATACAGGTCGTATTTGGGCACACGAACACGGTCCTAAGGGAGGAGATGAACTCAATCTAATCGAAGCAGGTAAAAACTATGGGTGGCCGGTGATCAGTTACGGTGTTAATTACAATGGCACCTCGTTTACCGACCTTACTCGTCAAGATGGTATGGAGCAACCGAAACTGTATTGGGATCCGTCAATTGCCCCGTCTGGGATGACCTTTGTAACTTCGAGCAAGTACCCTAAATGGCAAAATAAGATTTTACTCGGTTCGATGAAATTCAGTCACTTGGTGCTGATTACCCTGAATGGAGACGAGGTCGTTGAACAACAAAAAGTGCTCGATGGTATTGGTCGAGTGCGCAATGTGTATCAAGGGCGCGATGGCTTTATTTATGTCGGAATTGATGGCCAAGGAATAAAAAAATTGGTGCCTCAACCTTAG
- a CDS encoding YcxB family protein encodes MTKFEHTFTLDKAHFVECFEQSASLRQQGWKRYSKALILFALGFFISAANIEKLSGHLGYFFYVLGLVEVLSVRFARGWWVTRQMFSKAAGNEVTLTIDQQGVHSKSDFVDRQCLWSDVERLIKTAKGLILIEKNGAQHYLSKAVLSEQSYAYICQQLQPSSSVD; translated from the coding sequence ATGACAAAATTTGAACATACGTTTACCTTAGACAAGGCGCACTTTGTCGAGTGTTTTGAACAATCTGCAAGTCTGCGTCAACAAGGGTGGAAGCGCTACAGCAAGGCGTTGATTTTATTTGCGCTGGGTTTTTTTATTTCCGCGGCCAATATCGAAAAACTGAGTGGTCACTTAGGTTACTTCTTTTACGTATTAGGCTTGGTTGAGGTACTCAGTGTCCGCTTTGCTCGAGGTTGGTGGGTAACCCGTCAGATGTTCTCCAAAGCGGCGGGTAATGAAGTCACCTTAACCATCGATCAGCAGGGGGTTCACAGCAAGTCGGATTTCGTTGATAGGCAGTGTTTATGGAGCGATGTTGAACGCTTAATTAAAACCGCCAAAGGGTTAATTTTAATTGAGAAAAATGGCGCGCAACACTATCTGTCGAAAGCGGTCTTGTCGGAGCAAAGTTACGCGTATATTTGTCAGCAACTGCAACCGTCAAGTTCGGTTGATTGA
- the dtd gene encoding D-aminoacyl-tRNA deacylase yields the protein MIALLQRVSSAKVVIDGQTHGEIGTGLLVLLGVEKGDEPSKVLRLANKVATYRMFNDENGKMNHNVSQVGGDILVVSQFTLAADTNSGKRPSFSSAASPELGETLYLEFCQHLRAMGFSVPTGQFGADMQVSLVNDGPVTFQLRV from the coding sequence ATGATTGCTTTACTTCAACGCGTCAGTAGCGCCAAAGTGGTTATTGACGGTCAAACTCACGGTGAAATTGGCACCGGCTTACTGGTCTTACTCGGTGTCGAAAAAGGCGATGAACCTAGTAAGGTACTGCGCCTTGCCAATAAAGTCGCGACCTATCGCATGTTTAACGATGAAAACGGTAAAATGAACCACAACGTCAGCCAGGTTGGTGGTGACATCTTAGTGGTATCGCAGTTTACCCTAGCGGCCGATACCAACAGTGGTAAACGCCCGAGTTTTTCTTCTGCTGCGTCACCCGAACTCGGTGAAACTCTCTACCTCGAGTTTTGTCAACACCTGCGAGCAATGGGCTTTAGTGTTCCTACCGGACAGTTTGGAGCAGATATGCAAGTATCGTTGGTCAATGACGGTCCTGTAACCTTTCAACTCAGGGTTTAG
- a CDS encoding bifunctional GNAT family N-acetyltransferase/hotdog fold thioesterase, whose translation MSYRITSPQSDAQFEAYYQLRYCQLRQAWQQPVGSELDDLEQQAVHRMVVDQCDRVVGVGRVHKVGVDKANIRFMAVDDAHQGKGLGAKLLTALEQAAAERGVSTIELQARENALDFYRNCGYQILAKSHLLYGQIQHYKMQKTIALADSGYERVLQRLERVWHKTIPLSKFMQIKPCSVIDGALTTCADRQANLNLHNTMFAGSVYTLATLTGWGQVYLLLADAMLDGDIVLADASIEYRKPLHGFPTARTLEQDGNIGLLESKNKARIHVQVGVFDGDNQVATFRGKYVILAR comes from the coding sequence ATGAGTTACCGAATTACTTCGCCTCAAAGCGATGCCCAATTTGAGGCCTATTACCAGTTGCGTTATTGTCAACTAAGACAAGCGTGGCAGCAACCCGTTGGCTCTGAACTCGATGATCTTGAACAACAGGCAGTGCATCGCATGGTTGTCGACCAGTGCGATCGCGTGGTTGGCGTAGGTCGTGTTCACAAGGTGGGGGTAGATAAAGCGAACATTCGTTTTATGGCGGTAGATGATGCGCATCAGGGCAAAGGTTTAGGGGCAAAGTTACTGACGGCGTTAGAGCAAGCGGCAGCAGAGCGTGGGGTGAGTACCATAGAGCTTCAGGCGCGCGAAAATGCATTGGATTTTTATCGCAACTGCGGCTATCAAATACTTGCCAAAAGTCACTTGCTGTATGGCCAAATTCAGCACTATAAAATGCAAAAAACAATTGCTCTTGCTGACAGTGGTTATGAGCGCGTGTTGCAACGCTTAGAGAGGGTCTGGCATAAGACTATTCCGTTGAGTAAATTTATGCAGATCAAACCGTGTAGCGTTATCGACGGGGCATTGACCACCTGTGCAGATCGTCAAGCTAACTTGAATTTACACAACACCATGTTTGCCGGTAGTGTATACACATTAGCGACACTCACTGGTTGGGGACAAGTGTACTTGTTATTAGCCGATGCTATGCTTGATGGTGATATCGTCCTCGCCGATGCATCGATTGAATACCGCAAACCACTGCACGGCTTTCCGACGGCAAGAACACTCGAACAAGACGGTAATATTGGTCTATTGGAAAGTAAAAACAAGGCTCGAATCCACGTACAGGTAGGGGTGTTTGACGGTGACAATCAGGTCGCTACGTTCCGCGGTAAGTATGTTATTTTAGCGCGCTAA
- the hutH gene encoding histidine ammonia-lyase produces the protein MTFKYGIDRLDLDTVNGIASGAIKAELCQQAIDKINKSRQNVEKMANSDEAVYGINTGFGPLCDTQISVAETNLLQKNLLITHAVGVGEPIAKSISKLMLITKVHALSQGFSGITLDVVQRMLTFLELDLIPVVPEQGSVGASGDLAPLSHLFLPLIGEGEFWQGNKTISAATLLAEHGLQPLELQAKEGLALINGTQFILSHAITALTKMRYLLDLADVAGAMSIEGMQGSQSPFRDELHQTRAFKGNLEVASRMRRLFKDSQNMASHTDCDRVQDPYSLRCIPQVHGASRNAYYHLQELVEIEMNSVTDNPIVISSEEAISGGSFHGQPLAMVLDYASIAAAELGNIADRRCYLLLEGLHGLPRLLTTSGGLNSGMMIPQYATAALVTENKSLCFPPSADSVPTSMGQEDHVSMGSISGRKLNQILGNLDKIFAIELMYAAQALEFRRPNTCSDLIEQNFALIRSKVAKLEEDRLLKPDIDAMIELVKTQAFTVSFSH, from the coding sequence GTGACTTTTAAATATGGTATTGATCGCCTAGACCTAGATACGGTTAATGGCATTGCATCGGGTGCGATTAAAGCCGAATTGTGCCAACAAGCAATAGATAAAATTAATAAAAGTCGACAGAATGTCGAGAAAATGGCTAATTCTGATGAGGCGGTATACGGGATTAATACTGGCTTTGGTCCGCTTTGTGACACCCAGATTTCAGTAGCAGAAACCAATTTATTGCAGAAAAACTTATTGATTACCCATGCGGTGGGCGTAGGCGAGCCAATCGCAAAGTCGATATCCAAGCTTATGCTGATCACCAAAGTGCACGCTTTGAGTCAAGGCTTCTCTGGTATTACCTTAGACGTTGTTCAGCGCATGTTGACCTTTCTCGAACTCGATCTCATTCCAGTCGTTCCCGAGCAAGGTTCAGTAGGTGCTTCGGGCGATCTAGCACCGTTATCACATTTGTTTTTACCGTTAATCGGTGAAGGTGAGTTTTGGCAAGGTAATAAAACCATCTCGGCCGCAACCTTACTTGCCGAGCATGGTCTTCAGCCACTTGAATTGCAGGCGAAAGAAGGCTTAGCATTGATCAACGGCACCCAATTTATCCTATCGCACGCGATTACCGCATTAACTAAAATGCGTTACTTGTTGGACTTGGCCGATGTCGCCGGCGCAATGAGTATTGAGGGGATGCAAGGTAGCCAGTCACCATTTAGAGATGAGCTACACCAAACCCGTGCTTTTAAAGGTAATTTAGAAGTGGCATCGCGTATGCGACGTCTGTTCAAAGACTCGCAGAATATGGCCTCTCATACCGACTGTGATCGCGTTCAAGATCCGTATTCACTGCGCTGTATTCCGCAAGTGCACGGCGCGTCTCGCAATGCCTATTACCACCTACAAGAGCTAGTTGAAATTGAAATGAACTCGGTAACTGACAACCCAATTGTTATCAGTAGCGAAGAAGCTATTTCAGGCGGTAGCTTCCACGGTCAACCGCTGGCAATGGTTCTCGACTATGCCTCCATTGCGGCAGCTGAGTTAGGTAATATCGCCGATCGACGTTGCTACTTATTACTAGAAGGTTTGCATGGCTTGCCGCGCTTACTCACCACATCGGGTGGCTTGAACTCGGGGATGATGATCCCGCAATACGCAACAGCGGCTTTGGTAACTGAAAATAAATCGCTGTGTTTCCCACCGTCAGCTGACAGCGTGCCAACCTCAATGGGACAAGAAGATCACGTGTCAATGGGCAGTATTTCAGGTCGTAAATTGAATCAAATTCTAGGTAATCTCGACAAAATTTTTGCCATTGAGTTGATGTATGCAGCGCAAGCTCTAGAGTTTAGACGCCCGAATACATGTTCTGATCTGATTGAGCAAAACTTTGCATTGATCCGCAGTAAAGTGGCTAAGTTAGAAGAAGACAGACTGCTAAAACCAGACATTGATGCGATGATTGAGTTGGTAAAAACTCAAGCATTTACGGTAAGCTTTTCGCACTAA
- a CDS encoding NfeD family protein — protein sequence MTFANDVIAWASVGVFLMVAELVVPGGILVFLGSAAVIIAALLQFGVIEHWVHAFTAWFIISIVLLLAFRNLGQSLVGGDSRIDNTDEELDVYGKQVPVIATIGPGNKKGRILLQGTEWSALGDGSEIKAGEVATIICRDNISYVVERCTDRQ from the coding sequence ATGACGTTTGCAAACGATGTGATTGCCTGGGCAAGTGTTGGTGTGTTTTTAATGGTCGCAGAGTTAGTAGTACCGGGTGGTATTTTGGTATTTCTCGGCAGTGCAGCGGTGATCATTGCCGCGTTATTGCAATTTGGCGTAATTGAGCACTGGGTCCATGCCTTTACCGCTTGGTTCATTATCTCTATTGTGCTGTTATTGGCGTTTCGCAATCTCGGTCAATCATTGGTCGGCGGTGACAGCCGAATAGATAACACCGATGAAGAGCTCGACGTCTATGGCAAACAAGTGCCGGTTATTGCAACAATTGGTCCGGGCAATAAAAAGGGACGCATTTTACTGCAAGGCACTGAATGGAGTGCCCTTGGCGATGGCAGTGAAATCAAAGCCGGTGAAGTGGCAACCATCATCTGTCGAGATAATATTTCTTATGTCGTCGAACGCTGTACCGATCGCCAATAA
- a CDS encoding SPFH domain-containing protein, whose protein sequence is MMNDMSYNLPATDVAVLVIWGVIFLIFIVKLLQSIRLVPTKSAYIVERLGKYHKTLEAGFHALIPFIDRVAYIQDLKEETIDVPPQECFSMDEVNVEVDGVIYISVTDPVKASYGITDYRFAAMQLAQTTTRSVIGTLELDRTFEERDLISAKVVEVLDAAGEVWGIRVHRYEIKNITPPQTVRNAMEMQVNAERERRAILAESLGEKQSRINRSEGNMREMINISEGEKQRRINAAEGKAAEILALAQATSDSIVKVADVINQQGGQQALNMQLSEQYLKQMQGLSKENRKVILPANILDYQQWMTTIGLQTEAK, encoded by the coding sequence ATGATGAATGATATGAGTTACAATTTACCCGCTACCGATGTTGCTGTGTTGGTTATTTGGGGAGTGATATTTTTAATCTTTATCGTCAAACTTCTCCAATCGATACGCCTAGTGCCAACCAAATCCGCCTATATTGTTGAGCGTTTGGGAAAATACCACAAAACCTTAGAAGCCGGCTTTCACGCGCTTATTCCGTTTATTGATCGAGTGGCCTACATTCAAGATTTAAAGGAAGAGACCATTGACGTACCACCGCAAGAGTGCTTTTCAATGGACGAAGTAAACGTTGAAGTTGACGGGGTTATTTACATCTCGGTTACCGACCCAGTTAAAGCGAGTTATGGCATCACCGATTACCGCTTTGCGGCGATGCAATTGGCACAAACAACGACCCGCTCGGTCATTGGTACCTTGGAATTAGATCGCACCTTTGAAGAACGCGACTTGATCAGTGCCAAGGTGGTTGAAGTACTCGATGCCGCTGGCGAAGTCTGGGGCATTCGCGTGCACCGGTACGAAATTAAAAATATCACTCCGCCGCAAACCGTGCGCAACGCAATGGAAATGCAAGTCAACGCAGAGCGTGAGCGTCGCGCCATTTTGGCAGAAAGCCTTGGCGAAAAACAAAGTCGCATTAATCGCTCTGAGGGTAATATGCGTGAGATGATTAATATTTCAGAAGGTGAGAAGCAGCGACGCATTAACGCCGCTGAAGGTAAAGCAGCTGAAATATTAGCGCTAGCCCAAGCAACTTCCGATTCCATCGTCAAAGTTGCGGATGTGATTAACCAACAAGGTGGTCAGCAAGCGTTAAATATGCAATTGAGTGAGCAATACCTCAAACAAATGCAAGGTTTGAGTAAAGAAAACCGCAAAGTGATATTGCCCGCAAACATATTAGATTATCAACAGTGGATGACCACGATCGGTTTGCAAACTGAGGCCAAGTAG
- the pip gene encoding prolyl aminopeptidase gives MRLLYPHIKPNQQLFIQRAEHRLYLEESGNADGIPVLYLHGGPGGGSSEHHRRYFDPQRYRIIVFDQRGAGRSTPHASTVNNTTALLLEDIEEIREHFGIDKWLIAGGSWGTTLGLAYGQAFPHRVLGFILRGIFLGSETELEWLYGANGASRFFPDDYQNFLAPIEFMAGGRVIANYHKLLSSDNDIAKVAAAKAWTLWETRISALHVEQRSIDTPEDTHNAIAMASIENHYFINQCFLQPNELLKKLSSIAHLPAYVIHGRYDMVCQVQAAYQLVDRWPNARLHIIPNAGHSGFEDGIIDAIIQASDMMADFLLESK, from the coding sequence GTGCGCCTGTTATACCCTCATATTAAGCCAAACCAGCAGCTCTTTATTCAGCGCGCAGAGCACCGCCTGTATCTAGAAGAAAGTGGCAACGCGGATGGTATCCCAGTACTTTATTTACACGGTGGTCCCGGTGGTGGAAGCAGCGAGCATCACCGCCGCTATTTTGACCCTCAGCGTTATCGCATTATCGTATTTGATCAGCGCGGAGCAGGGCGTTCAACGCCACATGCGAGCACCGTAAATAATACCACCGCCTTGCTGCTCGAAGATATCGAAGAGATCCGCGAGCACTTTGGCATTGATAAATGGCTAATCGCCGGTGGCAGTTGGGGGACAACATTGGGGCTCGCTTATGGACAAGCATTTCCCCATCGGGTACTTGGTTTTATTCTTCGCGGTATTTTCCTCGGTTCAGAGACAGAGCTAGAATGGTTGTATGGAGCAAATGGTGCCAGCCGATTTTTTCCCGATGATTATCAAAATTTTCTAGCGCCAATTGAGTTCATGGCAGGAGGTCGAGTTATTGCCAACTATCACAAATTGTTGAGCTCTGATAACGACATTGCCAAAGTTGCTGCTGCTAAGGCATGGACATTGTGGGAAACGCGAATATCGGCCTTGCACGTCGAGCAGCGCAGTATCGACACGCCCGAAGACACACACAATGCGATTGCCATGGCGTCGATAGAAAATCACTATTTTATCAACCAGTGTTTTTTACAGCCCAATGAGCTGTTGAAAAAACTGAGCAGCATAGCCCACCTACCGGCGTATGTGATTCACGGCCGGTACGACATGGTGTGTCAGGTGCAAGCGGCTTATCAATTAGTCGACCGTTGGCCAAATGCGCGCCTACACATTATTCCCAATGCCGGGCACAGTGGCTTTGAGGATGGAATAATTGATGCCATTATCCAAGCATCTGATATGATGGCAGACTTCTTACTAGAATCGAAATAA
- a CDS encoding NAD(P)-binding domain-containing protein, producing the protein MAVPNSNSMTSPVDKAATVAVIGAGWLGRPLASALAQAGYNVIATSRTEQKCEQLRQSITSPTARTNAVQVSVVDAPHLLNDVLLTASHWVICIPPGIRHGRTNYPAQIEALMQLAQTDRCALQQIVLISSTAVYNGLSGVVDEHAELDMSDDKVALLASAEKSVLKAHVAQKTVLRLAGLFGYERQPARFFSNKSTVDNPDSVVNMIHRDDAIGLIVALLAMDSAPEVVNGVCPHHPTRKAFYQTAFASVGRNPVAFAPWQGPLTKCVASRYFNEHNFKFNVNDLLNYFSQQKILETDHA; encoded by the coding sequence ATGGCGGTTCCAAATAGTAACAGCATGACTTCGCCGGTTGACAAAGCGGCTACGGTCGCGGTGATTGGCGCCGGGTGGCTCGGCCGCCCGTTAGCGAGCGCGTTAGCACAAGCTGGATACAATGTCATCGCAACAAGTCGCACAGAGCAAAAATGTGAGCAACTCAGACAGAGTATTACATCGCCAACCGCTCGAACCAATGCGGTGCAAGTATCGGTTGTTGATGCACCGCATCTGCTCAACGATGTGCTGTTAACCGCATCCCATTGGGTTATTTGTATCCCACCGGGTATTCGCCATGGGCGCACCAATTACCCGGCACAAATCGAGGCGCTGATGCAGTTGGCGCAAACCGACCGATGTGCACTGCAACAGATTGTGTTAATTAGCTCAACCGCGGTTTACAATGGCTTGTCTGGTGTCGTCGATGAACACGCTGAGCTGGATATGAGCGATGATAAAGTGGCGTTGTTAGCAAGTGCTGAAAAGTCGGTGCTAAAGGCCCATGTGGCGCAAAAAACCGTGCTTAGGCTGGCAGGGCTGTTTGGCTATGAGCGGCAACCTGCACGTTTTTTTAGCAATAAGAGCACTGTTGATAACCCCGACTCAGTGGTCAACATGATTCACAGAGATGATGCCATAGGGCTTATTGTTGCATTGCTGGCGATGGACAGTGCACCAGAGGTCGTCAATGGTGTGTGTCCTCATCACCCAACGCGAAAAGCGTTTTATCAAACCGCGTTTGCTTCAGTTGGTCGCAACCCTGTGGCATTTGCCCCTTGGCAGGGGCCGTTGACCAAGTGCGTGGCCAGTCGCTACTTTAACGAGCATAATTTTAAATTTAACGTAAATGACTTACTGAATTATTTTAGCCAACAAAAGATACTAGAAACCGACCATGCGTAA
- the ttcA gene encoding tRNA 2-thiocytidine(32) synthetase TtcA, whose translation MQDAISKKQAYSFNKLEKRIRREVGKAIADFNMIEDGDKVMVCLSGGKDSYTMLDTLMHMQRVAPISFDIVAVNLDQKQPGFPEHVLPQYLKSIDVEHLIVNEDTYSIVKEKIPEGKTTCSLCSRLRRGILYKTAKRLGATKIALGHHRDDILETLLLNMFYGGKLKSMPPKLVTDNGEHIVIRPLAYCREKDIVRYAEQRAYPIIPCNLCGSQENLQRKIIKEMLNGWDKQYPGRIETMFKAVTDVVPSHLADTKLYDFAGLKATGTPFADGDIGFDSPDIPSQPVVVDEDDQQQQRENQLNIVNLS comes from the coding sequence ATGCAAGACGCTATCAGCAAAAAACAGGCTTACAGTTTTAACAAATTGGAAAAACGCATTCGCCGCGAGGTGGGTAAAGCCATTGCTGACTTCAATATGATTGAAGACGGTGACAAAGTCATGGTTTGTTTATCTGGAGGCAAAGACAGCTATACCATGCTCGATACGTTAATGCACATGCAACGAGTCGCGCCTATTTCGTTTGATATTGTTGCGGTTAATCTCGATCAAAAGCAACCGGGTTTTCCCGAGCATGTGTTGCCGCAATACTTGAAGTCAATTGATGTAGAACATCTCATCGTTAACGAAGATACGTATTCGATCGTTAAAGAAAAAATACCAGAAGGCAAAACCACGTGTTCATTGTGTTCGCGTTTGCGTCGCGGCATTTTGTACAAAACGGCTAAGCGCCTAGGCGCGACAAAAATTGCCTTGGGACATCATCGCGATGATATTTTAGAAACCTTATTATTGAACATGTTTTACGGCGGTAAGCTAAAAAGTATGCCGCCTAAACTGGTTACCGACAACGGCGAGCACATAGTCATTCGTCCACTTGCCTACTGTAGAGAAAAAGACATTGTTCGTTACGCAGAGCAACGTGCTTACCCGATTATTCCGTGTAATTTATGTGGTTCGCAAGAAAACTTGCAACGCAAAATTATCAAAGAAATGCTCAACGGTTGGGATAAACAATACCCAGGTCGTATCGAAACCATGTTTAAAGCGGTTACCGATGTGGTGCCGTCGCATTTGGCTGATACCAAGTTGTACGACTTTGCCGGCTTAAAAGCCACAGGCACGCCGTTTGCCGACGGCGACATTGGTTTTGACAGTCCAGACATTCCCAGTCAGCCAGTGGTTGTTGACGAAGATGATCAACAGCAACAACGAGAAAATCAGCTTAATATCGTTAACCTGAGTTAA
- the hutC gene encoding histidine utilization repressor, with product MSQPKFVVIKQHILHNIEHGIWPEHQQVPSENELVSQFKVSRMTARRALQELTDENVLYRTQGRGTFVASFKSQSSLLEIKNIADEIQQRGHAYQAQTIALSKLHLPEPLHSLFDLERGTDIFYSEILHFENQRPIQLEQRYVNPLVAPDYLDQDFSQLTPHEYLSKVAPLTEATHEVEAIIACEKINQLLSIDQQQPCLQVKRRTWSSQGVVSFAVLTSPGDKYRLGGHLTF from the coding sequence GTGTCGCAGCCAAAATTTGTGGTTATTAAACAACACATCTTGCACAACATTGAACACGGGATCTGGCCCGAGCATCAGCAAGTGCCCTCAGAAAACGAGTTGGTTAGCCAGTTTAAGGTTAGCCGAATGACCGCCCGTCGTGCGTTACAAGAGTTAACCGATGAAAATGTTTTATACCGAACTCAAGGACGCGGAACATTCGTCGCCAGTTTTAAATCACAATCGTCGTTGTTAGAAATAAAAAATATTGCCGATGAAATTCAACAGCGCGGTCATGCTTACCAAGCCCAAACTATTGCCTTGTCGAAACTGCATTTACCCGAACCACTGCACAGCTTGTTTGACTTAGAGCGGGGCACGGATATCTTTTACAGTGAAATTTTACACTTTGAAAATCAGCGACCGATTCAACTAGAACAGCGTTATGTCAACCCATTAGTGGCACCTGACTATCTCGATCAAGATTTTAGTCAGTTAACGCCACACGAATATTTATCAAAGGTTGCTCCGCTCACGGAGGCAACGCACGAAGTAGAAGCGATAATCGCTTGTGAAAAAATAAATCAGTTGTTGTCGATCGACCAACAACAACCTTGTTTACAGGTAAAACGACGTACTTGGTCATCTCAAGGCGTTGTCAGTTTTGCCGTTTTGACTTCCCCCGGCGACAAGTATCGCTTGGGAGGTCACTTAACTTTTTAG
- a CDS encoding SPFH domain-containing protein: MFVLTLVLLAVLFIIYKLILIVEMREVCVVERLGKFRAVMQPGVHFLIPFFDKVAYRHETREQVLDIPAQSCISKDNIQIDVDGLVYIKVMDGAKASYGIEDYQRASVNLAQTTMRSEIGKLNLSQTFSEREALNEIIVREIDKASDPWGIKVLRYEVRNITPSANVIHTLEKQMEAERKKRAEITLANAERDSIINLSEGERQEAINLSEGDKQRQINEAEGRAKEIEIIADATAKGMALIARAANHPGGDDAIKMRLMQEFIDQAGSVLKHADVSILPTEIAKLDAFFTGVEKVSSTVKGA; this comes from the coding sequence GTGTTTGTGTTAACCTTGGTCTTACTGGCCGTTCTATTTATTATTTACAAATTAATATTGATCGTTGAGATGCGCGAAGTTTGCGTGGTCGAGCGATTGGGAAAGTTTCGCGCGGTTATGCAACCCGGCGTTCATTTTTTAATTCCATTTTTTGACAAAGTCGCTTATCGCCATGAAACGCGAGAGCAAGTACTCGATATTCCAGCGCAAAGTTGTATTTCTAAAGACAACATCCAAATTGATGTCGACGGTTTGGTTTACATCAAGGTGATGGACGGCGCCAAAGCCAGTTACGGTATCGAAGATTACCAACGGGCGAGCGTCAATCTTGCGCAAACCACAATGCGCAGTGAAATTGGCAAATTAAATTTAAGTCAAACCTTCTCTGAGCGCGAAGCGCTAAACGAAATCATCGTACGTGAAATTGACAAGGCTTCCGACCCTTGGGGTATTAAGGTACTGCGCTATGAAGTACGCAATATCACCCCTTCGGCTAACGTGATTCACACCCTAGAGAAGCAAATGGAAGCCGAGCGTAAAAAACGCGCAGAAATCACCCTTGCCAACGCCGAGCGCGATTCAATTATCAATTTATCCGAAGGGGAGCGTCAAGAAGCCATTAACTTGTCTGAAGGCGATAAACAGCGACAAATTAATGAAGCGGAAGGCAGAGCAAAAGAAATCGAAATTATAGCGGATGCCACCGCCAAAGGCATGGCTCTGATTGCCAGAGCAGCTAACCACCCAGGCGGAGATGACGCCATCAAAATGCGCCTGATGCAGGAGTTTATCGATCAAGCCGGCAGTGTGTTAAAGCATGCTGATGTATCGATATTACCGACTGAAATAGCCAAACTTGACGCCTTTTTTACCGGCGTTGAAAAAGTCAGCTCAACGGTAAAAGGAGCCTAA